The Ornithinimicrobium faecis genome includes a window with the following:
- a CDS encoding DUF1775 domain-containing protein, with the protein MRRPQVAQRVALSGGLAGLLAAGLVLAAATSAAAHVTLDPSTTEAGAHARVTVAVPHGCEGSGTTELSIRMPEGVSDLEVAESDGWSASAAVDGVTFHADEPVPDHEHATVEFSIRLPDEPGEVLVFPVVQRCDVGEEAWTEVAEDDASREALARPAPLIVVTGTPAASDSPVTDPTAEVDAPAQTDSVAQADSPAQTDSAPQADSPAKPDSAPQTDSRAATATVEAPSAESTREASAAAIEEAPADGAPVWALAAGALVVGGAAAGLLLLIRRRRS; encoded by the coding sequence ATGCGCCGTCCACAGGTTGCTCAGCGGGTGGCCTTGTCCGGGGGTCTGGCGGGGTTGCTGGCTGCTGGCCTGGTCCTGGCCGCCGCCACCTCGGCTGCGGCGCACGTGACCCTGGACCCGTCGACGACCGAGGCCGGAGCCCACGCCCGGGTCACTGTGGCGGTGCCGCACGGGTGTGAGGGGTCCGGCACCACCGAGCTGTCCATCAGGATGCCGGAGGGTGTCAGCGACCTCGAGGTCGCGGAGTCCGACGGCTGGTCGGCCTCGGCCGCGGTGGACGGTGTGACCTTCCACGCTGACGAGCCGGTCCCGGACCACGAGCACGCCACCGTGGAGTTCTCGATCCGACTGCCCGACGAGCCGGGCGAGGTGCTCGTCTTCCCAGTGGTGCAGCGCTGCGACGTGGGCGAGGAGGCCTGGACCGAGGTCGCCGAGGATGACGCGAGCCGGGAGGCGTTGGCTCGACCGGCTCCCCTCATCGTGGTGACCGGAACGCCCGCGGCCAGTGACTCACCGGTGACCGACCCGACGGCAGAGGTGGACGCACCCGCACAGACCGACTCAGTCGCGCAAGCCGATTCACCTGCGCAGACCGACTCAGCCCCGCAAGCCGATTCACCTGCGAAGCCCGACTCAGCCCCGCAAACCGACTCGCGCGCAGCGACCGCGACCGTCGAGGCCCCCTCGGCCGAGTCCACGCGTGAGGCCAGTGCCGCTGCGATCGAGGAAGCACCGGCTGACGGCGCCCCGGTCTGGGCGCTTGCCGCCGGCGCCTTGGTCGTGGGTGGCGCGGCAGCGGGCCTCCTCCTGCTGATCCGCCGCCG